One genomic window of Eggerthella timonensis includes the following:
- a CDS encoding alpha/beta hydrolase, translating to MDTTVAVAPIGFLSHDGTSTIKGLVWEPARVRGSRRTAPRGVVQIVHGMAEHVGRYDEFARFLVERGYVVCAADHVGHGKSAAGPDELGCLPPDGKEILIEDVHELRKTVTARYARQTPYIMFGHSMGSFVTRAYLARYGEDVAAAVICGTGQQPFVVSKAGNALARFLAKTKGPDYRSPLLDGMGVGAFAKQIENPRTPHDWICTDPAVVDAYIADELCGAMFSVGGYATLTDLTAEVVTASCAAKVPKSLPVLLIAGAEDPVGACGKGVRAAAEQLRRAGVQDVEVKLYEGMRHEILNEPGRARVYTETVDWIEEHACQSTS from the coding sequence ATGGATACAACGGTTGCAGTCGCGCCGATCGGCTTTTTGTCCCATGACGGAACATCCACCATCAAAGGCCTCGTGTGGGAACCGGCCCGCGTGCGCGGAAGCCGCCGCACTGCGCCGCGCGGCGTCGTGCAGATCGTCCACGGCATGGCGGAGCACGTGGGGCGCTACGACGAGTTCGCGCGCTTCCTCGTGGAGCGCGGCTATGTGGTGTGCGCCGCCGACCACGTCGGCCACGGCAAGAGCGCGGCCGGCCCCGACGAGCTGGGCTGCCTGCCGCCGGACGGCAAGGAGATCCTCATCGAGGACGTCCACGAGCTGCGAAAGACCGTCACCGCCCGCTACGCTCGCCAGACGCCCTACATCATGTTCGGACACTCCATGGGCAGCTTCGTCACGCGCGCCTACCTGGCCCGCTACGGCGAGGACGTGGCGGCGGCCGTCATCTGCGGCACGGGCCAGCAGCCCTTCGTCGTGTCGAAGGCCGGCAACGCGTTGGCGCGGTTCCTCGCGAAGACGAAGGGCCCCGACTACCGCAGCCCGCTTCTGGACGGCATGGGCGTGGGCGCGTTCGCCAAGCAGATCGAGAACCCGCGCACGCCGCACGACTGGATATGCACCGACCCAGCCGTCGTGGACGCCTACATCGCCGACGAGCTGTGCGGCGCCATGTTCTCCGTCGGCGGCTACGCCACGCTCACCGACCTTACGGCCGAGGTGGTGACGGCGTCCTGCGCGGCGAAGGTGCCGAAGAGCCTGCCCGTGCTGCTCATCGCCGGCGCGGAGGACCCGGTGGGCGCGTGCGGCAAGGGCGTGCGTGCGGCGGCCGAGCAGCTGCGCCGCGCCGGCGTGCAGGATGTGGAGGTGAAGCTGTACGAGGGCATGCGCCACGAAATCCTCAACGAACCGGGGCGGGCTCGGGTTTATACTGAGACGGTCGATTGGATTGAGGAGCATGCATGCCAAAGTACGTCGTAG